The Oncorhynchus nerka isolate Pitt River linkage group LG12, Oner_Uvic_2.0, whole genome shotgun sequence genome contains the following window.
TGTGTGGAATACAGTAAAGCAGATTAACCATGTGTGGAATACAGTAAGGCAGATTAACCATGTGTGGAATACAGTAAAGCAGATTAACCATGTGTGGAATACAGTAAGGCAGATCAACCATGTGTGGAATACAGTAAGGCAGATCAACCATGTGTGGAATACAGTAAGGcatattaaccatgtgtggaaTACAGTAAGGCAGATCAACCATGTGTGGAATACAGTAAAGCAGATTAACCATGTGTGGAATACAGTAAAGCAGATTAACCATGTGTGGAATACAGTAAGGCAGATTAACCATGTGTGGAATACAGTAAGGCAGATAAAACTCACTGGAAGATTTAGTGCAACTAGGATTCTATTTCAAAGAGACCAGGTTTAGAGGGTAacattcctccctctctacccatccctctcccctcccctcccttgctccctctccccctctctccacccccacctccctctccccctctctccacctctctctccccgtccctctccaCAGTGATCTGTCTATCCAGTGGAATCAGCTCTCCAGACACTACTCCACAGACCACAGCAGTTCTttaggtttgatttgatttgaacacaatCTAACCACACATGCGTTTACAATAATAGAGGATAATGTTTAACATCGGATTTACATTATGATCCTTGTTTTAGGTAGCATGGAGAGCCTGGAGCCTCCTAGCAGCCAAGTGTACTACGATTCCCAGAATTCACCAGTGGACCCTGCCATCTTCAACAACAAGAGGGACTACAATTCCCCTGTTGACCCCGGCATCTTCAACAACAAGAGAGACTACAATTCCCAGAATTCCACAGTGGACCCTGCCATCTTTAACAACAAGAGAGACTACGATTCTCAGAATTCCCCAGTGGACCCTGTCATCTTCAACAACAAGAGAGACTACGATTCCCAGAATTCCCCTGTCGACCCTGTCATCTTCAACAACAAGAGAGACTCTGCCTATAGTTCTTTTTCAGCTAGTTCTAATACGTCTGACTATACTGTCTCACTGAGGCCTGGTGAAGCCTGTTCCATGGACAATATCCTCCAGAGCCTGGGGCCAGGGGGGCCCACCAGCCAGGGGTATGCCTGCGGCGATGCACCGTCCCTGGGGAGGGAGTCAGGCGAGCCCCAAGATGAGACCAGGACCTCTGCCTTACTAAAGTCTGGGTCGCTGACCAGACCCAGAGTGAGGCGGCCAGAAGCGAAGGAGAGACCATCTTCATACTGTTATGAGGacgagaggaggaagggagaaggggagatgggtggaggagaaggggaaagGGAGGTTTCGAGTCCCCCCCAGCCACCGACCAGGAAGGACAGTTTCAGGGCCACCCGGGGTTGCTCCGGGGTCACAGATGTCAAAGTACAACGATGCATCCCTGACCCCGTCGGAATTCCCAGCCTCTCCCATTGCCATGCCGAAGACGATGACGACGATCTTCTGAACATTCCGGGCGTTCCAAGCAACAACAGCTATCCTGCTACTAGTGAGACATCAAAGACTGAGGGAAACAGAAATGGAAACAGGGTTGGGAATTTCAAAGGTGATTCCTTAGAGCAGTACTACACCCTTATCTCCAAGAAAAAAAGTTCCCGTAAGGACAGCAACTCAGTGATCCAGAATAGCCACCCAGAGCCCCTTTCCCCCTTCCTCCCTGCCCCAGAGATAAGCTCCACTTCTCCCATCTCAAGCTCCGGCCCTCCTGACACCTCCATAGATCCAGAACCCTTAGGGGAGCCCAGCCACCTCCTCCCCCAGAACAAGCACTCCTCATTAGGTCTCTACAGACACAGCGCCCCTGAGAAACTCTTGTCCCAGCTACGTCTCCTAGAGTTCTCCAGCGACCCCTCAGACTCTTCAGACCGTAGCTCCGCCTCCCCCTCCAGCTCCCAGTGGTCTCATTCCCCCTTTCACCCCACCAGAGAGAACCTATCTGAGGATCTAGGGAGTAACAACGCCCCTGTCCAACTCCAGCAGAACCaggggaaatggagagagggtgTTGGAGGAGGAGCGAGTCGCTGCTCTTCCCCAGGATCGGTGGACATCGAtggggttagagaggcaggggagatggGATTGGTGGTAGGGGGGgctgctgctactctcctctctcccatccagcTCCAACACCCCTGGGCTAGGTCATTGAGTGTACCAGGGTCAGAGAAGCCTTCTGGAGGCTGTAACCAGGGAGGAGTGAGCTCTGAGCGGGTACGGAAGACAGACTTTGGGCCTCTCAGTGCTGCAGCAAGTGTGGATAGCCTACTTGAGGAgaatctgagaggaggaggaagagaagaaagaagaggagaaagagaggaggatgatgatggagagGTGCTGATGAAGAAACCCAGGAGTCACCGTTCGTCCCGGTCACGCCGCCGCAGCGAACGCTTCGCCACGAACCTCCGAAATGAGATCCAGCGCAAGAAAGCTCAGCTGTCGAAGAGCAAAGGCCCAGGAGGGTTGCTCTACGGCGGGGAGACGGTCGAGGAAGAAGAGGGTCCTGACCTGGAGGACCTCCAGAGGGAAGAGGCTGACAATCTCAAGGAAAGGTGCTCCCAGGAAAGGTGCTCCCAAGGCAGGTACACCTCGTCTGATGACAGCCGATCAGCTCCAGCCCCTGGAAGTCTACTGGCCTCTACTTCCACACCCCAGCTCCACCAGCTGTCCCCAACCCCAGTTTCAGCTCTGCAACCCCCCAGGGATGAAGATCCTGAACGACCAGAGGACCAAGACCAAGCGTCAGACCCATCCAGGACCACCCAGAGGTTGGTTCCAGCCATGCCCAGCTGCGATGTGGGAACCCAGGTGGCGGAGGAGCAAGATCCAGCTGGTATGGCTCGCCAATGGAGGTGGACGCCCGAACACAATTACCAACTGGAAATGGACACCGACCGCCAGGGCGAGAGGGTTACAGGGGCCCTGGGGTTATCAGGACGAGGAAGAgcaacctcctcctcttcctccaccatcACTCGTTCTTCTCGTACGGAGGAGTGTGATGTTCTTCCTTTCGCAGATCGTTGTAAGTTCTTTGAGGAGACCAGTAGGAGTATGTCTGTGTGGAATCTGCCAGGCCTGACGAGTCGAAGACAGAGGCCAGATAGACACGGGAGGCAGCCTCATCCATCCACGCTGGAGAATCAGGGAGGGGGCTACGGACAGGGAAAAGCCCAGCGGAGGTACTCGTACCAGGGGGGAATCCAGAAGGAAAGTCCCCTATCGATTACAACCATGGAGACCCGGAGACAATTGATTTGCAGTAACAGGGATAGagaaaaggagggggagagagaaaaggagggggagagagcgaaagagagggagagagagaaggagagagagaaggagagggagagagaaaaggagaaggagagagaaaaggagagggagagagaaaaggagagggagaaggagagggagagagaaaaggagagggagagagaaaaggagagggagagagaaaaggagagggagaaggagagggagagagaaaaggagagggagtgggaaagAGCGAAGAAAAGGgaggacagagcaagagagagggagatggcgcttgaaagggagagagagcgggagagagaggagcagagactaTGCGAAGAGAAGgctagactgagagagagggagagagaacgagagaaggaGATTGAGCTGGTGAGGGAAtgtgagagggagatagagagacaaggagagagggagagagagtcactCAGTACAGCTCGGGACCTCTACAACACTCGGACTCAGCCCCAGGCATACCAGAAGAACCAGCCCCACTCCTGCCCCCATCTCCAAGCCCAGATAGAGGCCCCTCATTCAGCCTTCCACCCTGTCAAAACCCCTCTTCTCCAGGACAACCAGGCTCCACATCAGGGGTACCTACCATATGTCTACACACCAACAGAGGCAAGTATAGGCTACTGTTATAGAGAACATAGACAGTATCTTCTACAGTTTTTGAAGATGCCCAACACTATTAAATGTATCCAGATGTGAATGAGGATGTAATGTGTTGTAGATTGCTTAGCCTTGGGTGATACATGAGGATATAAAGACACTGTTTTTAAAAATTTACTTTATCAACTGATTCCTGTCTTTGAGATGGAACTGAATCTACAAGCCttttattattcattattaatcTGTCCCCCAAATTGAGTTTTTCAGCAGATGTTAAGAAACCCTTTATAACATATCATCTCCTCTATAGTCTGTATGAAATAGCTGTTCTCCTCCTCTATAGTCTgtatgaaatagctgctctcctcctctatagtctggatgaaatagctgctctcctcctctatagtctggatgaaatagctgctctcctcctctatagtctggatgaaatagctgctcccctcctctatagtctggatgaaatagctgctcccctcctctatagtctggatgaaatagctgctctcctcctctatagtctggatgaaatagctgctctcctcctctatagtctggatgaaatagctgctctacTCCTCtttagtctggatgaaatagctgctctcctcctctatagtctggatgaaatagctgctctcctcctctatagtctggatgaaatagctgctctcctcctctatagtctggatgaaatagctgctctcctcctctatagtctggatgaaatagctgctctcctcctctatagtctggatgaaatagctgctctcctcctctatagtctggatgaaatagctgctctcctcctctatagtctggatgaaatagctgctctcctcctctatagtctggatgaaatagctgctctcctcttctatcgtctggatgaaatagctgctctcctcctctatagtctggatgaaatagctgctctcctcctctatagtctggatgaaatagctgctctcctcttctatcgtctggatgaaatagctgctctcctcctctatagtctggatgaaatagctgctctatatagtctggatgaaatagctgctctactcctctatagtctggatgaaatagctgctctcctcctctgtagtctggatgaaatagctgctctcctcctcttatagtctggatgaaatagctgttCTCCTCCCctatagtctggatgaaatagctgctctatatagtctggatgaaatagctgctctcctccgCTATAGTCTGGATtaaatagctgctctcctcctctatagtctggattaaatagctgctctcctcaatagtctggatgaaatagctgctctcctctttagtctggatgaaatagctgctctcctcctctataatctggatgaaatagctgctctcctcctctatagtctggatgaaatagctgctctcctcctctatagtctggatgaaatagctgctctcctcctctatagtctggatgaaatagctgctctcctcctctatagtctggatgaaatagctgctctcctcttctatcgtctggatgaaatagctgctctcctcctctatagtctggatgaaatagctgctctcctcctctatagtctggatgaaatagctgctctcctcctctatagtctggatgaaatagctgctctcctcctctatagtctggatgaaatagctgctctcttcctctatagtctggatgaaatagctgctctcctcctctaaagtctggatgaaatagctgctctcctcccctatagtctggatgaaatagctgctctcttCCCCTaaagtctggatgaaatagctgctctcctcctctatagtctggatgaaatagctgctctcttcccctatagtctggatgaaatagctgctctcctcctctatagtctggatgaaatagctgctctatatagtctggatgaaatagctgctctcctctttagtctggatgaaatagctgctctactcctctatagtctggatgaaatagctgctcccCTCCTCTATAATCTGGATGAAATAactgctctcctcctctatagtctggatgaaatagctgctctcttcccctatagtctggatgaaatagctgctctcctcctctatagtctggatgaaatagctgctctcttcccctatagtctggatgaaatagctgctctcctcctctatagtctggatgaaatagctgctctcttcccctatagtctggatgaaatagctgctctcctcctctatagtctggatgaaatagctgctctcttCCCCtgtagtctggatgaaatagctgctctatatagtctggatgaaatagctgctctcctctttagtctggatgaaatagctgctctcctcctctatagtctggatgaaatagctgctctcctctttagtctggatgaaatagctgctctactcctctatagtctggatgaaatagctgctcccCTCCTCTATAATCTGGATGAAATAactgctctcctcctctatagtctggatgaaatagctgctctatatagtctggatgaaatagctgctctcctcctctttagtctggatgaaatagctgctctcctccgctatagtctggatgaaatagctgctctcctcctctttagtctggatgaaatagttgctctcctcctctttagtctggatgaaatagctgctctcctccgCTATAGTCTGGATtaaatagctgctctcctcctctatagtctggatgaaatagctgctctcctccgCTATAGTCTGGATtaaatagctgctctcctcctctatagtctggatgaaatagctgctctcctcctctatagtctggatgaaatagctgctctcctcttctatagtctggatgaaatagctgctctcctcctctatagtctggatgaaatagctgctcccctcctctatagtctggatgaaatagctgctctcctcctctatagtctggatgaaatagctgctctcctcccccatagtctggatgaaatagctgctctcctctttagtctggatgaaatagctgctctcctcctctatagtctggatgaaatagctgctctcctcctctatagtctggatgaaatagctgctctcttcccctatagtctggatgaaatagttgctctcctctctagtctgggtgaaatagctgctctcctcctccatagtctggatgaaatagctgctctcctcctctatagtctggatgaaatagctgctctcctcttCTATCGTCTGGATGAAATAGTTGCTCTatatagtctggatgaaatagctgctctactcctctatagtctggatgaaatagctgctctcctcctctatagtctggatgaaatagctgctctcctcctctatagtctggatgaaatagttgctctcctcctctttagtctggatgaaatagctgctctcctccgCTATAGTCTGGATTAAATAGCTGCTCTCCTCaatagtctggatgaaatagctgctctcctcctctatagtctggatgaaatagctgctctcctccgTTATAGTCTGGATTAAATAGCTGCTCTCCTCaatagtctggatgaaatagctgctctcctcctctatagtctggatgaaatagctgctctcctcctctataaTCTGGATGAAATAGTTGCTCTCCTCCtctatagtctggatgaaatagttgctctcctctctagtctggatgaaatagctgctctcaccctctatagtctggatgaaatagttgctctcctctctagtctgggtgaaatagctgctctcctcaactatagtctggatgaaatagctgctctcctcctctatagtctggatgaaatagctgctctcctcctctatagtctgggtgaaatagctgctctcctcttCTATCGTCTGGATGAAATATCTGCTCTCTTCTGTATTCTGGATGAAATTGCTGCTCTCCTCtttagtctggatgaaatagctgctctcctcttTAGTCTGGATGAAATTGCTGCTCTCCTCtgtagtctggatgaaatagctgctctcctctatagtctggatgaaatagctgctcccCTCCTCTATAATCTgaatgaaatagctgctctcctcttTAGTCTGGATGAAATTGCTGCTCTCCTCTGTAGTCTGGATGAAATACCTGCTCTCCGCCtctatagtctggatgaaatagctgctctcctcccccatagtctggatgaaatagctgctctcctctttagtctggatgaaatagctgctcccCTCCTCTATAATCTgtatgaaatagctgctctcttcctctatagtctggatgaaatagctgctctcctcctctatagtctggatgaaatagctgctctcctcctctatagtctggatgaaatagctgctctcctcctctaaagtctggatgaaatagctgctctcctcctctgtagtctggatgaaatagctgctctcctcctctatagtctggatgaaatagctgctctcctcctctatagtctggatgaaatagctgctctcctcctctatagtctgtatgaaatagctgctctcctcctctatagtctggatgaaatagctgctctcttcctctatagtctggatgaaatagctgctctcctcctctatagtctgtatgaaatagctgctctcctcctctatagtctggatgaaatagctgctctcctcctctgtagtctggatgaaatagctgctctcctcctctgtagtctggatgaaatagctgctctcctcctctatagtctggatgaaatagctgctctcctcctctatagtctggatgaaatagctgctctcctcctctatagtctggatgaaatagctgcactatatagtctggatgaaatagttgctctcctcctctttagtctggatgaaatagctgctctcctccgCTATAGTCTGGATTAAATAGCTGCTCTCCTCaatagtctggatgaaatagctgctctcctcccctatagtctggatgaaatagctgctctcttCTGTATTCTGGATGAAATTGCTGCTCTCCTCtgtagtctggatgaaatagctgctctcctctttagtctggatgaaatagctgctctcctcttTAGTCTGGATGAAATTGCTGCTCTCCTCtgtagtctggatgaaatagctgctctcctctatagtctggatgaaatagctgctcccctcctctatagtctggatgaaatagctgctctcctcccccatagtctggatgaaatagctgctctcctctttagtctggatgaaatagctgctctcctcctctatagtctggatgaaatagttgctctcctctctagtctgggtgaaatagctgctctcctcctccatagtctggatgaaatagctgctctcctcctctatagtctggatgaaatagctgctctcctcctctatagtctggatgaaatagctgctctcctcaatagtctggatgaaatagctgctatcctcctctctagtctgggtgaaatagctgctctcctcctccatAGTCTGGATaaaatagctgctctcctcctctatagtctggatgaaatagctgctctcctcctctatagtctgggtgaaatagctgctctcctcttctatcgtctggatgaaatagctgctctcctctttagtctggatgaaatagctgctctcctcctccatagtctggatgaaatagctgctctcctctttagtctggatgaaatagctgctctcctcctctatagtctgaatgaaatagctgctctcctcccctatagtctggatgaaatagctgctctcttCTGTATTCTGGATGAAATTGCTGCTCTCCTCTTTAGTCTGGATGAAATTGCTGCTCTCCTCtgtagtctggatgaaatagctgctctcctctatagtctggatgaaatagctgctcccctcctctatagtctggatgaaatagctgctcccctcctctatagtctggatgaaatagctgctctcctctttagtctggatgaaatagctgctctcctctgtagtctggatgaaatagctgctctcctcttctatcgtctggatgaaatagctgctctcctcttctatcgtctggatgaaatagctgctctcctcctctatagtctggatgaaatagctgctctctatagtctggatgaaatagctgctctcctcctctatagtctggatgaaatagctgctctcctcctctaaagtctggatgaaatagctgctctcctcctctaaagtctggatgaaatagctgctctcctcctctatagtctggatgaaatagctgctctatatagtctggatgaaatagctgctctactcctctatagtctggatgaaatagctgctctcctccgCTATAGTCTGGATTAAATAGCTGCTCTCCTCaatagtctggatgaaatagctgctctcctctttagtctggatgaaatagctgctctcctcctctataatctggatgaaatagctgctctcctcctctatagtctggatgaaatagctgctctcctcctctatagtctggatgaaatagctgctctcctcttctatcgtctggatgaaatagctgctctcctcctctatagtctggatgaaatagctgctctcctcctctatagtctggatgaaatagctgctctcctctttagtctggatgaaatagctgctctcctcctctaaagtctggatgaaatagctgctctcctcccctatagtctggatgaaatagctgctctcttCCCCTaaagtctggatgaaatagctgctctcctcctctatagtctggatgaaatagctgctctcttcccctatagtctggatgaaatagctgctctcctcctctttagtctggatgaaatagctgctctcttcccctatagtctggatgaaatagctgctctcctcctctatagtctggatgaaatagctgctctcttcccctatagtctggatgaaatagctgctctcctcctctatagtctggatgaaatagctgctctatatagtctggatgaaatagctgctctcctcctctatagtctggatgaaatagctgctctcctcctctatagtctggatgaaatagctgctctcctcctctatagtctggatgaaatagctgctctcctcctctatagtctggatgaaatagctgctctatatagtctggatgaaatagttgctctcctcctctttagtctggatgaaatagctgctctcctccgCTATAGTCTGGATTAAATAGCTGCTCTCCTCAATAGTCTGGATAAAATAGCTGCTCTCTTCTGTATTCTGGATGAAATTGCTGCTCTCCTCtttagtctggatgaaatagctgctctcctcttTAGTCTGGATGAAATTGCTGCTCTCCTCtgtagtctggatgaaatagctgctctcctctatagtctggatgaaatagctgctcccctcctctatagtctggatgaaatagctgctctcctcccccatagtctggatgaaatagctgctctcctctttagtctggatgaaatagctgctctcctcctctatagtctggatgaaatagttgctctcctctctagtctgggtgaaatagctgctctcctcctccatagtctggatgaaatagctgctctcctcctctaaagtctggatgaaatagctgctctcctcccctatagtctggatgaaatagctgctctcctcttctatcgtctgcatgaaatagctgctctcctttttagtctggatgaaatagctgctctcctcttctatcgtctggatgaaatagctgctctcctttttagtctggatgaaatagctgctctcctcctccatagtctggatgaaatagctgctctcctcctctaaagtctggatgaaatagctgctctcctcttctatcgtctgcatgaaatagctgctctcctttttagtctggatgaaatagctgctctcctcctctatagtctggatgaaatagctgctctcctctttagtctggatgaaatagctgctctcctcctctatagtctggatgaaatagctgctctcctcccctatagtctggatgaaatagctgctctcttCTGTATTCTGGATGAAATTGCTGCTCTCCTCtttagtctggatgaaatagctgctctcctcttTAGTCTGGATGAAATTGCTGCTCTCCTCtgtagtctggatgaaatagctgctctcctctatagtctggatgaaatagctgctcccctcctctatagtctggat
Protein-coding sequences here:
- the LOC115123834 gene encoding protein Shroom4-like, which produces MQLHPGSYTLPWHSTADTSDLSIQWNQLSRHYSTDHSSSLGSMESLEPPSSQVYYDSQNSPVDPAIFNNKRDYNSPVDPGIFNNKRDYNSQNSTVDPAIFNNKRDYDSQNSPVDPVIFNNKRDYDSQNSPVDPVIFNNKRDSAYSSFSASSNTSDYTVSLRPGEACSMDNILQSLGPGGPTSQGYACGDAPSLGRESGEPQDETRTSALLKSGSLTRPRVRRPEAKERPSSYCYEDERRKGEGEMGGGEGEREVSSPPQPPTRKDSFRATRGCSGVTDVKVQRCIPDPVGIPSLSHCHAEDDDDDLLNIPGVPSNNSYPATSETSKTEGNRNGNRVGNFKGDSLEQYYTLISKKKSSRKDSNSVIQNSHPEPLSPFLPAPEISSTSPISSSGPPDTSIDPEPLGEPSHLLPQNKHSSLGLYRHSAPEKLLSQLRLLEFSSDPSDSSDRSSASPSSSQWSHSPFHPTRENLSEDLGSNNAPVQLQQNQGKWREGVGGGASRCSSPGSVDIDGVREAGEMGLVVGGAAATLLSPIQLQHPWARSLSVPGSEKPSGGCNQGGVSSERVRKTDFGPLSAAASVDSLLEENLRGGGREERRGEREEDDDGEVLMKKPRSHRSSRSRRRSERFATNLRNEIQRKKAQLSKSKGPGGLLYGGETVEEEEGPDLEDLQREEADNLKERCSQERCSQGRYTSSDDSRSAPAPGSLLASTSTPQLHQLSPTPVSALQPPRDEDPERPEDQDQASDPSRTTQRLVPAMPSCDVGTQVAEEQDPAGMARQWRWTPEHNYQLEMDTDRQGERVTGALGLSGRGRATSSSSSTITRSSRTEECDVLPFADRCKFFEETSRSMSVWNLPGLTSRRQRPDRHGRQPHPSTLENQGGGYGQGKAQRRYSYQGGIQKESPLSITTMETRRQLICSNRDREKEGEREKEGERAKEREREKEREKEREREKEKEREKEREREKEREKEREREKEREREKEREREKEREKEREREKEREWERAKKREDRAREREMALEREREREREEQRLCEEKARLREREREREKEIELVRECEREIERQGERERESLSTARDLYNTRTQPQAYQKNQPHSCPHLQAQIEAPHSAFHPVKTPLLQDNQAPHQGYLPYVYTPTEEYPVPTQPLPREQTQINRKFSLTERDYPRYRRDSCTRPPDTPHHHHQLGRSGRLSACSVDDPTSSSSSSSLRSRAMSENDLRFDSTYHRASPSVATATPLSELEEGGGVGGVGSARGVATRKKTPPPPRPPPPKWEEFHRRRASHHTLFASSLSSTSSSSVHPLPLSPPEGLCSHSPHTPCPTETSKMTHQRSYSLPPQREELEGCQRCSLSQLQERPFSQATPSPRFTRRTFRPVAPQHRERDTPTHYDNSLPPLPPSDNQARLCNMDDQDRPAVLKPISHRQQRAGAEWERTPSPRVHSVSALPTIENGAISLESYFAMSYEQQQQLQNSRRFQNHPHNNNNNKPELEPDLELEPGFSPSSAQSLEQEVDIPMETDIDDFQEEGLPEDEEPIRTELQCFALPVTVLETDIDTLPDQEASPAGRKTAETGSLDGEMEDQGMGTREGLMEELFHQSGEGKAGTERWRGAYRSSNSEKNTDSLDRHSGTSSSCSSYYSTSAAKAQLLTQMKDYCSDARDTDHDDQLSYKKQLMESLRKKLGVLREAQRGLQEDIRANTQLGEEVESLVVVVCKPNEVDKFRMFIGDLDKVVSLLLSLSGRLLRVESSLANLDAETGHHERLLLLEKKRQLQVQLSEAQDLKEHVDHREQAVGRVLGRCLSPEQHRDYSHYVKMKAALLVEQRQLEEKIRLGEEQLRGLRESLGLGLGLGLSMGYGHY